In Lathyrus oleraceus cultivar Zhongwan6 chromosome 2, CAAS_Psat_ZW6_1.0, whole genome shotgun sequence, the DNA window CATTGTTTGCATTTCTCTTGTACTAAATTCAAgtattatataaaacctgttgatTTATACGTCTCTTCTCATTTTGATGTCATcaagtatatgttatctaagcCAATAATGCACAGTCGAATTGGCAAATGGGCGTTAGCGCTCATTGAATATTCTCTAACCTTTATGCCTTTAAAGGCAATGAAGGGACAAATAGTATCAGATTTTATTATAGACCATGCACTGGTCGAAAATCCTCAATTTCAAGTTGAGTTGAAACCTTGGAAGTTATTCTTCGACGGTTCCACTCATAAGAATGTGAGTGGGGTTAGAGTAATGTTAatttctcctgacagaattccaacaaaactcaaatatAGAATTGAGGGTCCCCTTTGTTCCAACAACAAAGCAGAATATGAAGCTCTTATTGCAGGACTTGAGGCTTTattggaattgggggcaactagGGTCGAAATTAAAGGAGATTCAGAATTAGTAATCAAGCAACTGACGAAGGAGTACAAATgtataaaagaaaatttgattatgTACTTCGTCATTACAAATAGGTTACTCAAAAAATTCGAATACGTCGACATAAAACATGTCCCTAGAATAAAAAACCAAGAGGCTAATGACTTAGCACAAATAGCCTCAGGGTACAAAATTTCAAAAGAGAAGCTAGAAGAACTTGTCGAAGTAAGAGGAAAGGAAATGGTTGCCAGATTATCTCCGACAGATTTAGAAAGCACCCAATTAGGATATGCTAACAAAGAGGAGTTTGAAGTATTGGCCATTGATACCTTGATAGATACAGATTGGAGGAATCCAATTATTAATTATCTCAAGGACCCTTCGACAGACACATAAAGAAAAACCAAGTACAAGGCTTTATCTTATGTATTGATAGGGAATGAATTATTCAAGAAAACCCCTGAAAGGATCCTGTTGAAATGCTTAGGAGAAAGCAAAGCTTACTTGGCATTATCTAGTGTACATAGTGGAGCTTGTGGAGCACATCAGgcaggccataagatgaaatggttgcTTTTCAGATATGGAATGTATTGGCCCACCATGTTAAAAGATTGTATAGAGTTTGCTAAGGGTTGCCAGGAATGTCAAATACATGCAGGAATTCAACATGCTCCTGCAAGTGAACTTCATACAATTATTAAGCCTTGGCCCTTCAGAGGTTGGGCATTAGATCTAATTGGGGAAATTATACCCCATTCATCTAAAGGTCAAAGATACATACTTGTAGGAAttgactatttcactaaatgggtcGAAGCAGTACCTTTAGTAAATATGGATCAAGAAACTGTTATCGAATTCAATCAAAGGAAAATTTTATACAGATTTGGAATCCCAGAAAGTATAACAACAGATAAAGGATCAgtttttactggtcgaaagatgcaagaatttGCAAAGGAAATGGGGTTCAAATTATTAACATCCACACCCtattatgctcaagccaatgggcaagTTGAAGCAACCAACAAAGTAATAATTGGGCTAATCAAAAAGCATGTAGGGAAAAAGCCAaaaaaattggcacaaaactTTAGACCAAGCACTCTGGGCTTGTCGAACCTCCCCTAAAGAAGCCACTAACACTACACCTTTCCAGATTACATTTGGACATTATGCAGTACTACCTGTCGAAGTCTACTTACAATCAGTAAGAATCCAAAGACAAGGAGAAATCCCATCTGACTTATACTGGGAAATGATGATAAATGAGCTGGTGGATGTGGACGAAGAAAGGTTACATGCGCTAGAAGTATTAAGAAGATAGAAGGAGAGAGTAGCAAGGGCATACAATAAGAGGGTCAAAGGTAAAACCTTTATTATGAATGATTTAGTATGGAAAGTCATATTGCCTATGGATCGAAAAAATAAGGCATTAGGGAAATGGTCTCCACATTGGGAAGGTCCTTTTCGAATTCTAAAAGCCTTTTCAAACAATGCATACGAAATAGAAGAACTAGCAGAGGGTCGAAGAATCCTAAAagtaaatggaaaatacttaaaAAAGTATAAACCATGTATGCACGAAGTTAGAATCATAACAACATAGTAAGTAAAAAACTATCATGGCCAAAATGGTGAAGATGTTTAAACTCAAAATATGTGCCAAAATGGCTTTCGTCTTAATCAAGTTACAAATAAACAAGAGCCGAATAAAACAAATACAGGAGGAAATCAAAAAGGAATAGTGGCCCTCATTCGATCATATTTCTTCTTCGCCAAGCCAATCTTATACTAAACAGCCGCTTGAACTCCTCTGAGGCGTGCAATATCTTCGTTCATAGCCGTAGATTTTTCAACGTGGTCCACGCTTTGCTTCGCCAGATCATCAGCTTCAGTACTATCCAAGCCTCGGATAGCAGCCTGCTTCACCTTAGCATCAGAAATCTTTTGCTGCAATTATGCAATATGAGATTCCCAGAGACGTATCGAAGCAGTGTAAGTGTCGAACTCTGCTTGGGATGATTTTTTGGAAGCGGCTAACTCCTCAAAAGCTTGTGAAGTTCGAAGGGCATTGTCAAACTCAATGGCTTGAGCTTTTTCAGTCGATAGCAGCTTAGTTTTGGCATCCACCTCCCTATAATATTCAGCACAAACTTGGTCAATGAGGTTTTGAATATCAATAAGGGCTTCACCTACATCAGTGGGGCAAGCAGTGATGTTAATCTTGCTTATCAGCTTCTTTATGCTAAAGCTCGCCCCCACATTATTCCTTAGCTCATCAAAGAGATTTACGTCAAAAACTGCCTTCTTCACCTGCTGAAGGAGTTCGTCATGTGATGCTTCGTTTGCACTAGCACCAGATTGGGTCGAAGCTCCAGAAACACTTTGCTCTGAAGAAGACTCTCTTTGAGCCATCATTAACGTCACATACTTAAGGGGGTCACTTTGTTTTAAGGATTTTTTCTCCTCCTCAGTAAGTGGTGTGGGCGAAGTTTGGGTGATGGATGGTCGAACTTTAGTATGATTTGAGACCGTATCGACGCTGGCATTACTAGTTCTAGTTTGATTTCCCTCAGTATCAGCTTCTCCCATATTTATGTCTTCATCTTCTCGAAAATACCCCTCAATTTCATCTAAATCCTGATCGTCCTCATCAGCATCATTTGAAGGGAACGCAACTCTGGTAAGAGAATCGCTAGGAGTATTCTCAACGTTTTCTTTCCCTGTTGAGTCCTTTTCGTCAACGTGCGCAGAATCTCTTTTACCATCTTCACCAGGAAAAGAGGTTTCTTCTTCGTTTTGAGCGTTGTCTTCTTCAAGATTGCGAGCTCCAGTCGAAGAGCCTTTGTTTTGGATAACACCGCCGACTGTCGGAGGAGGAGATAGATTCATGCCGCTCGAAGGATCACTTTGATTGGTAGTAGAAATGAGGGGAGTGGTGGCTTTGTCCTGAAAATAAAATGTTAGATTGAAAATATGAATTTGTCGAACGATAGAACACTTAAGGTTGAAGTATACCTGTTGAGCCTCGAGATCAAAGGCATTACTCCCAATATGCTCCAGCGTTGCAACACTAGAAGGATGGGATGGAGTTTTCTTTGGAAGAGGAGGGAGAGTGTTGGTTTCGACATCTTGTTGTTGATTTGGTTGGAAAGGGGCAACTGTTGCCTTATTTTTCTTCTGTTTTTTCTTGAGTGGAGTAGAAGGagtatcctcttcatcatcttcaacaagAATGATATTGGCAGGAGAGGGTTTTCTTTTCTTGGGTGTCAAGGGAGGATTGTCACTACCCTGAAGACAGAAAATTATAAATAATTAGAAAGAAATTCGAAAGAGACAGAGAAGTTATTTGATGTAATACCTTTGAACTCTTCTTCGTTTTTTCTGGAGCGGCGCCAGAAGGCACTCCCTGGCTTGAAGAGGTAGTTGGCCTGGAAGCAGTAGTCGAACTAGCCTTCGCCACAGGTTTTTCTTTCTTCACCACCTTCCTTTCGACAGCTAAAGAAGGATGCGAGTTAGTCGAAACATGCAAATGTTTAAATGACTGGCAAAAAACGAAAAGGAGTTGTAAAACCAAGAAATCCAAACATTCCACACCTTCACATGTCGGAGAAGTAATTCTCACTGCAGATAAATCGAAGTGAAGGAAGCCTTTGAAACTGTCTAAGGTATGTTTGGTAGCAACTACTCTTTTTGCAGGCTTTTGTTGGTCATTTTTTAGTATGTTAAAAATGTTCCCACACGTGAGCCATTAAGGGTAAGGGGGAAAAATGACAAAGCAAAATATGCACTGGGTAACTTTGGAAATTTGGGTGGTTCGCACTCAAAGGCCAAGTTATATTTCAATTCGGGTTTTACAGTTTTGAGAGATTTTCTTTTGGCAATTTGCTTTTcaaatttttcttttaaaattggGGCTGCATAACAAACAGTGTCAAAGTACTTTTGGAATGCTTGGATTTCTGCAGAATAAGTAAGCTTACCCTTGGGGACATTTTCCTGCAAAGATGAAAAAGCCTTCGTTAGACGTTCTTTGATTTCAGCAGTCGAAAACATATTCTTGGAATAGAAATCTGTCCACCAATTGGCGAAACCATTGGTGGAATAGAACGACAGTTGGAAGGC includes these proteins:
- the LOC127122543 gene encoding uncharacterized protein LOC127122543; the protein is METKAPSTKKELQSLLGKINFLRRFISNLSGRTQAFFPLLRLKQGKFEWNDEHQEAFNKIKHYLKNPPILAPPCGKKPMRMYISASDTTIGSMLAQENEDGVERAIYYLSRILNDAETRYNSIEKLGHCLHFSCTKFKYYIKPVDLYVSSHFDVIKYMLSKPIMHSRIGKWALALIEYSLTFMPLKAMKGQIVSDFIIDHALVENPQFQVELKPWKLFFDGSTHKNVSGVRVMLISPDRIPTKLKYRIEGPLCSNNKAEYEALIAGLEALLELGATRVEIKGDSELVIKQLTKEYKCIKENLIMYFVITNRLLKKFEYVDIKHVPRIKNQEANDLAQIASGYKISKEKLEELVEVRGKEMVARLSPTDLESTQLGYANKEEFEVLAIDTLIDTDWRNPIINYLKDPSTDT